In the genome of Desulfitobacterium chlororespirans DSM 11544, one region contains:
- a CDS encoding DegT/DnrJ/EryC1/StrS family aminotransferase, producing MSIPLLDLKAQYLSIKEEIDQAVLAVLDSSKFIFGPEMKRFEEEMALYCGTKHAIAVGNGTDALVIALKACGIAPGDEVITSPFTFFASAEAIAQVGATPVFVDVDPRTLNMDAAKLEEKITPRTKGIIPVHIFGQMADMDPILALAQKHQLKVIEDAAQAIGAEYKGHKAGALGDAGTFSFFPTKNLGGYGDGGMIVTNDDALAEDARMLRFHGCKTKYYHDEIGYNSRLDELQAAILRVKFRYIDQWNQIRAEKAAVYHQLLAPLADAHKVILPFTDVNNKHVFHLYVVRTTQREKLMAALTDRGVANAVYYPVPLHLQKALAYLGYQAGDFPIAEEACKQALAVPCYPELTQQQQEEIAVILLKMLG from the coding sequence ATGTCTATTCCCCTGTTGGATTTGAAGGCTCAATATCTTTCTATTAAAGAGGAAATAGATCAGGCCGTCCTGGCGGTTCTGGATTCCAGCAAATTTATTTTCGGTCCCGAGATGAAGCGTTTTGAGGAAGAGATGGCCCTGTACTGCGGGACCAAGCATGCCATAGCTGTAGGCAACGGCACCGATGCTTTGGTGATTGCCTTAAAAGCCTGTGGCATAGCCCCTGGCGATGAAGTAATCACCAGCCCCTTCACCTTTTTTGCTTCTGCAGAAGCCATCGCTCAAGTGGGTGCTACGCCGGTGTTCGTAGATGTGGATCCCCGTACCTTGAATATGGATGCGGCTAAGCTGGAGGAAAAGATAACCCCACGAACCAAGGGAATTATCCCTGTCCATATCTTTGGCCAGATGGCGGATATGGATCCTATCCTAGCTTTGGCTCAAAAACATCAGTTAAAAGTGATCGAGGATGCGGCACAAGCCATAGGGGCAGAATATAAAGGACATAAAGCCGGAGCTCTAGGGGATGCGGGAACCTTCAGCTTTTTCCCCACCAAGAATTTAGGAGGGTATGGTGACGGCGGGATGATCGTCACCAATGACGATGCTTTAGCCGAGGATGCCCGCATGCTGCGTTTTCATGGCTGCAAGACCAAGTATTATCATGATGAGATCGGGTATAACAGCCGTCTTGATGAACTGCAGGCAGCTATCCTCCGGGTTAAGTTCCGTTACATCGATCAATGGAATCAGATCCGGGCTGAAAAGGCCGCTGTCTATCATCAACTGCTGGCTCCTTTGGCAGATGCTCATAAGGTCATCCTCCCCTTTACGGATGTGAATAATAAGCATGTTTTCCATCTTTATGTAGTGCGGACGACACAGCGGGAGAAGCTTATGGCTGCTTTAACAGATAGGGGCGTGGCCAATGCTGTCTATTATCCGGTGCCCCTGCATCTGCAGAAAGCCTTAGCCTATCTGGGCTACCAGGCCGGGGATTTCCCCATCGCCGAAGAAGCTTGTAAGCAAGCCCTGGCTGTTCCCTGTTATCCGGAATTAACTCAGCAACAGCAGGAGGAAATTGCGGTCATCCTGTTAAAGATGTTAGGCTGA
- the relB gene encoding type II toxin-antitoxin system RelB family antitoxin: MMTISIRLSPAEAELIKGYAKMKNQSVSDVMRKAILEQIEDEYDLELYEKAMTEYLKDPVTYSLDEVEKELGIR, from the coding sequence ATGATGACTATTTCGATTAGGCTTAGTCCTGCTGAAGCAGAGCTTATCAAGGGATATGCAAAAATGAAAAATCAAAGCGTCTCGGATGTGATGAGAAAGGCAATCCTTGAACAAATAGAAGACGAATATGATCTTGAGCTGTATGAAAAAGCAATGACAGAATACCTAAAAGATCCTGTGACCTATTCCCTAGATGAAGTTGAAAAGGAATTGGGTATTCGCTGA
- a CDS encoding O-antigen ligase family protein, producing MFWNNGLTRRNESRLILLVLVMLSAMLLPSFEVHPSLPNIRVDEVLLFGIFGLNFLAFIARGFRFSPDVREELRAQQPVLKWVLILWGLLTLSYAISNFYGVVILGAGYYGLRDVMELVTFFKHFLVITLVLSIDLQEGEFGFLKNVFLGALGFLILFGWGQHFNLFNMNTWISPFFNPLHWDTLILGNPARVLGTFDNPNVFGIFTVITLSYLTVRYFFGEHQGRFPWLIFVLIGLVIKLEFLTISRTALFGIALLYIILCAWAFFYHHRSKEVLIKIGALFLLTIILFATASGDFFYRLTEGLNFSNSTSFQGHMDRWGVAVGSISQSPILGWGTQKYVMTTLVDNEYALFSRRYGFVGLAVYLSFFLLPFIKGFMHLRRQSQMLVHGRSYDLPSQLIAAYVAVLPSIFVYNFMAGIFYNLQLMTLFSITIGLVYNSLKRRRGLL from the coding sequence ATGTTTTGGAATAATGGACTGACCCGACGCAATGAGAGTCGTTTGATTTTACTGGTACTGGTGATGCTATCAGCGATGCTTCTCCCCTCCTTTGAAGTTCACCCTTCTTTACCCAATATCCGGGTGGATGAGGTGCTTTTATTCGGAATCTTTGGCTTAAATTTCTTAGCCTTTATAGCCAGGGGGTTTCGTTTCTCACCTGATGTCCGGGAAGAGCTTCGGGCACAGCAGCCGGTACTCAAATGGGTTCTGATCCTTTGGGGGCTTCTTACCCTTTCCTATGCCATTTCCAATTTTTATGGCGTGGTGATTCTGGGAGCCGGCTACTACGGCTTAAGAGACGTGATGGAACTGGTCACTTTCTTTAAACATTTTCTGGTGATCACCCTTGTTCTGTCCATTGACTTGCAAGAAGGCGAGTTCGGTTTCCTTAAGAACGTCTTCTTAGGAGCCTTAGGGTTTCTCATCCTCTTTGGCTGGGGACAGCATTTCAATTTATTTAATATGAATACTTGGATCTCCCCTTTCTTCAACCCCCTGCACTGGGATACCCTGATTCTGGGTAACCCGGCCCGGGTTCTGGGGACTTTTGACAATCCTAACGTCTTCGGTATCTTTACGGTGATTACCCTGTCTTATCTCACTGTTCGCTATTTCTTCGGGGAACATCAGGGCAGATTCCCCTGGCTGATCTTTGTTCTTATCGGCCTGGTCATCAAACTGGAGTTTCTTACGATTTCCCGCACGGCTCTCTTTGGCATTGCTTTGCTTTATATCATTCTGTGTGCATGGGCCTTTTTCTATCACCATCGCAGTAAAGAGGTCCTGATCAAAATAGGGGCCTTGTTCTTGCTGACTATCATCCTTTTTGCCACGGCTTCCGGGGATTTCTTCTACCGGCTTACCGAGGGGCTTAATTTCTCCAACAGCACTTCTTTCCAAGGGCATATGGATCGTTGGGGAGTCGCCGTGGGAAGCATCTCCCAATCGCCGATTTTGGGCTGGGGTACCCAGAAGTATGTCATGACCACCCTGGTGGATAATGAATATGCCCTCTTCTCCAGACGCTATGGTTTTGTCGGGCTGGCGGTTTATCTGAGTTTCTTCCTCCTGCCCTTTATCAAAGGGTTTATGCATCTGAGAAGACAAAGTCAGATGCTGGTGCACGGACGCTCTTACGATCTGCCTTCGCAACTGATCGCGGCCTATGTGGCCGTCCTGCCCTCCATCTTTGTCTATAATTTTATGGCCGGTATATTCTACAATCTCCAACTTATGACTCTCTTTTCCATTACCATCGGACTGGTCTACAATTCCCTGAAAAGACGACGCGGATTACTTTAA
- a CDS encoding glycosyltransferase family 4 protein — protein MKILVISHMYPSTQNPTYGIFVHEQVKALVAGGCEVKVISPVPYAPWPLPVLKKKWQAYASMPAKDRVDGIEVFYPRYPEFPRSYLLEHSGALMYLGLRNLVKTIGKEFPFDLIHAHVALPDGHAAYGLKKEFPVPGVVTIHGQDFQSTLHKGPSCRKRLQEVLLGTDSVITVSTKLKNLVKDEPYYPKIQVINNGIHLAEIDRAEVSRSRARDQITILSVSNLKKTKGIDLNLRALASLVKTYPNLTYRIVGDGEERKNLEALAESLDLGNHVFFLGKLPHREALQEMAQADIFCLPSWQEGFGVVYIEAMSLGIPVIGVKGEGIEDVIDPGINGLLVRPHEVEDLAEALESLLKSPDYARRLAEAGKATVLAGFTWEHNAARTIELYRSLLGR, from the coding sequence ATGAAGATCTTAGTCATCTCCCATATGTATCCTTCAACCCAAAATCCTACTTACGGAATTTTCGTTCATGAGCAGGTCAAGGCTTTAGTGGCAGGAGGCTGTGAGGTCAAAGTCATTTCTCCCGTCCCCTATGCCCCTTGGCCTCTTCCTGTGTTGAAAAAAAAATGGCAGGCTTACGCTTCCATGCCTGCAAAGGACAGAGTGGATGGGATTGAGGTGTTCTATCCCAGATACCCGGAATTCCCCCGTTCTTACCTTTTGGAGCATTCCGGGGCTTTGATGTATCTGGGCCTGAGAAATCTGGTTAAAACTATTGGTAAAGAGTTTCCCTTCGATCTGATCCATGCCCATGTCGCTTTGCCTGATGGACATGCCGCTTATGGCCTGAAAAAAGAGTTTCCCGTTCCTGGAGTGGTCACCATCCATGGGCAGGATTTTCAATCCACTTTACATAAAGGACCTTCCTGCCGGAAGAGGCTGCAGGAAGTCTTGCTGGGTACGGACAGCGTGATTACCGTCAGCACCAAATTGAAAAACCTGGTTAAGGATGAGCCTTACTATCCTAAAATCCAGGTCATTAATAATGGCATCCATCTTGCCGAGATTGACCGGGCCGAAGTGAGCAGATCCAGAGCCCGGGATCAAATTACCATCCTTAGTGTCTCTAACCTCAAAAAGACCAAGGGAATCGATCTGAACCTCCGAGCCCTGGCCTCTTTGGTGAAAACCTATCCTAACCTGACCTACAGAATCGTAGGAGACGGGGAGGAACGCAAGAATTTAGAAGCCCTGGCAGAGAGTCTGGATCTGGGCAACCATGTATTCTTCCTGGGAAAACTCCCCCACCGGGAAGCTCTCCAGGAGATGGCCCAGGCGGATATCTTCTGCCTGCCCAGCTGGCAGGAGGGCTTCGGCGTGGTCTATATCGAAGCCATGTCCTTGGGGATTCCGGTCATAGGAGTCAAGGGAGAAGGAATCGAGGACGTCATCGACCCTGGAATAAACGGACTGCTCGTCCGCCCTCATGAGGTGGAGGACCTGGCGGAAGCCCTGGAGTCTCTCCTGAAGTCTCCCGACTACGCTCGGAGATTGGCTGAAGCCGGTAAGGCTACGGTTCTGGCAGGCTTTACCTGGGAGCATAATGCGGCGAGGACGATTGAGCTGTATAGGAGTTTGTTAGGGAGGTAA
- a CDS encoding type II toxin-antitoxin system RelE family toxin, whose amino-acid sequence MYKVAFTEEAKKNLKKLDKPIALLILAWIRKHLEGCENPRQQGKALKGNLDHKWRYRIGDYRLLAEINDRQITILIVAVGHRKEVYKKQ is encoded by the coding sequence ATGTACAAGGTTGCTTTTACTGAAGAAGCGAAAAAGAACCTTAAGAAGCTGGATAAACCTATTGCCCTCCTTATTCTAGCCTGGATACGCAAACATTTGGAGGGGTGTGAAAATCCACGCCAGCAAGGAAAGGCACTTAAGGGTAATTTGGACCATAAGTGGCGATATCGGATAGGTGACTATCGTTTGCTTGCAGAAATAAATGACCGTCAAATCACTATACTCATCGTGGCTGTAGGCCATCGTAAAGAAGTTTATAAAAAGCAATAG